In Plasmodium malariae genome assembly, contig: PmUG01_00_25, whole genome shotgun sequence, the following are encoded in one genomic region:
- the PmUG01_00046900 gene encoding fam-m protein produces MLQKIKLPLFIKISTYILLTLCIIDNPLDENCYFHRKLDVRNYRLLGKYKQDNDSTNAWLNEHSSNNKTNQKRDISNNKKDAYRKYKQSIKDLLNKEQYYTEIVDHNSSMFDGKHFHFERIWIKKKDYDEFLGKNRKICDIALKKIKFKSYGFAVVLFFIFFLLGIGIPGLYGIESLNVSWDDIKTHNIWKDFKEPIENMVPEAIRPYIHIITFSILMIIISVILIVVIYKTLRNKEKYQKIKLMRE; encoded by the exons atgcttcaaaaaattaagttacccctatttataaaaatttctaCATATATCCTTTTAACATTG TGTATAATTGATAACCCTCTGGATGAGAACTGTTACTTTCACAGGAAACTAGATGTAAGAAATTATCGATTAttaggaaaatataaacaggATAATGATTCAACAAATGCGTGGTTAAATGAACACtcaagtaataataaaacgaaccaaaaaagagatatatctaataataaaaaagatgcCTATAGAAAATACAAACAATCAATTAAAGATTTGTTAAATAAGGAACAATACTATACTGAAATTGTGGATCATAATTCTAGTatgtttgatggaaaacatttccattttgaaaGAATATGgattaagaaaaaagacTATGATGAATTTCTtggaaaaaacagaaaaatttgtgatatagctttaaaaaaaataaaatttaaaagttatGGATTTGCAgttgttctattttttatttttttcttgttggGAATAGGAATACCCGGATTATATGGAATAGAGTCTTTGAATGTTAGTTGGGATGATATTAAAACACATAATATCTGGAAAGATTTCAAAGAACCTATAGAAAATATGGTTCCAGAAGCAATAAGaccatatattcatataataactTTTAGCATACTTATGATTATAATATCAGTAATACTTATAGTAGTGATTTATAAGACATTaagaaataaggaaaaataccaaaaaattaagttgatGAGAGAGTAA
- the PmUG01_00047100 gene encoding Plasmodium exported protein, unknown function, which yields MDHKIKSPFIFKIAIFIVLTWICYFYNDLTTFNKYIGIYTLDRKLYIRYNRILGKYEKEKVSNIVGMNELIHKYEQKNDKYGNRKKGQSNMCSLYKEEFNKQLKGHKYLVFEGKKLSHFERTLFKHLDYIDFIRKNPTISDKSYRNIIFKEYALLIYLPFLLLSWGYILPIIKYSVKKPEVSDFHFILFCVPVAILFTIFMLGVAYTLIKIKKHKRFVKKQ from the exons ATGGATCACAAAATTAAGTCAccgtttatttttaaaattgctatttttatcgttttaacttggatatgttatttttacaatgatTTG actACATTTAATAAGTACATAGGGATATACACCCTTGACaggaaattatatataagatataaTAGAATACTAggtaaatatgaaaaagaaaaagtttcAAATATTGTAGGGATGAATGAactaatacataaatatgaacagaagaatgataaatatggaaatagaaaaaaaggcCAATCAAATATGTGTTCATTATATAAGGAAGAGTTCAATAAGCAATTAAAGggacataaatatttagtatTTGAAGGGAAAAAATTGTCTCATTTTGAAAGAACATTATTCAAACATCTTGATTATATAgattttattagaaaaaatccAACAATTAGTGATAAGAGCTacagaaatataattttcaaagaATATGCACTACTAATATATTtgccttttttattactttcgTGGGGATACATACTGcctataataaaatattcggTAAAGAAACCAGAAGTATCTGATTTtcatttcatattattttgcGTTCCAGTCGctatattatttactatatttatgttaGGGGTTGCTTATAcacttataaaaattaaaaaacataaaagatTTGTGAAGAAGCAAtag
- the PmUG01_00047200 gene encoding fam-l protein encodes MFFLIINIAILLPFTSIFNFYNDMSKFNKIIDEILKENRKLDERTNRLLVKYKGDNEAHIVCLKDIQNNIDNKKKDVSNNEKEHKTKVKQSNGSSSRNVASNKQYKKNNSCIFETKKYSHLEKKIFNELDYIDFLNNNRTITNQMYKKIILKKFSLRVALPLLLFLLLLISLILDKSMNRGLAKGLFELTHLFYGGKGWYNALHQWLNVSPLSGFFRTAKKIKYTVLIGSAKTTRETYLYVFNFFDFIIYTLPLFILGVMLILGVFYYHKKVKKYNKIKFRKR; translated from the exons atgtttttcttaattattaatatagcTATACTTTTACCTTTTACATcgatatttaatttttacaatgatatg agtaaatttaacaaaattatagaTGAAATCCTCAAAGAGAATAGAAAATTAGACGAAAGAACTAATCGATTactagtaaaatataaagggGATAATGAAGCACATATTGTATGTTTGAAggatatacaaaataatatagataacaaaaaaaaagatgtatctaataatgaaaaagaacaCAAAACAAAAGTGAAGCAATCAAATGGAAGTTCATCAAGGAATGTGGCAAGcaataaacaatataaaaaaaataattcttgtatatttgaaacgaaaaaatattctcatttagaaaaaaaaatattcaacgAACTTGATTATATAGATTTTCTTAACAATAACAGGACAATTACTAAtcaaatgtataaaaaaataatacttaaaaaattctcATTACGAGTCGCTTTACCTTTATTGTtgttcttattattattaatatcacTCATATTAGATAAATCGATGAATCGTGGTCTTGCAAAAGGTTTGTTTGAGCTAACGCATTTGTTCTATGGAGGAAAAGGATGGTACAATGCTTTACATCAATGGTTAAATGTTTCCCCTTTATCTGGGTTCTTCCGGACTgcgaaaaagataaaatatacagTGCTAATAGGGAGCGCTAAGACGACCAGAGAAACATATctttatgtatttaatttttttgactttataatatatactctacctttatttatattaggtGTCATGCTTATATTAGGAGttttttattaccataagaaagttaagaaatataataaaattaaatttagaaaaaggtaa
- the PmUG01_00046800 gene encoding fam-l protein — protein MEHKIKLMIFIKISTFIFLSLIYHLCTYMSTHNRSLVKFYNHDKKLFTRNYRLLEKYKKNMDAGIICLKEEIQSGVNDKNDISYYEKCILEKKKQSNENLPRNARRYKKNVKNKSCILVTKKCSYLEKKIFKELDYVDFLKNNRTISDKFYKKIIFKKRKLRFFLPLSLLLLLSVSIILDYSCSLGLAKGLIRIVSACYGGKKWVSTLGDWLKKTSPFNEIFKVIKSNGKDANLYVTSLFRTSIYCICFLMLGIAIILGVVYYHKKVKKYEKIKFRKR, from the exons ATGGAACACAAAATTAAGTTAATGATATTTATTAAGATttctacatttatatttttaagtttgATATATCATTTGTGTACTTATATG aGTACGCATAACAGATCTTTGGTTAAATTCTACAAtcatgataaaaaattatttacaagaAATTATCGTTTGctggaaaaatataagaagaaTATGGATGCGGgtattatatgtttaaaagAAGAGATACAAAGTGGAGtgaatgataaaaatgatatatcttattatgaaaaatgcatcttagaaaaaaagaaacaatcCAATGAGAATCTACCGAGAAATGCAAGacgatataaaaaaaatgtgaaaaataaatcttgtatacttgtaacaaaaaaatgttcttatttagaaaaaaaaatattcaaagaactgGATTATGtagattttcttaaaaacaacAGAACAATTAGTGAtaagttttataaaaaaataatatttaaaaaacgcAAATTAcgattttttttacctttatctttattattgttgttatcTGTATCAATCATATTAGATTATTCTTGTAGTTTGGGACTTGCAAAGGGGTTAATTAGAATAGTGAGCGCATGTTATGGAGGTAAAAAGTGGGTGAGTACATTGGGTGACTGGTTAAAGAAGACATCACCTTTCAATGAGATTTTCAAGGTTATTAAAAGTAATGGTAAGGATGCGAACTTATATGTAACAAGTTTATTTAGAACGTCAATATACTGCATATGCTTCCTCATGTTAGGCATTGCAATTATATTAGGTGTTGtttattaccataaaaaagttaaaaaatatgaaaaaattaagttcagaaaaaggtaa
- the PmUG01_00047000 gene encoding Plasmodium exported protein, unknown function — MKKKFKLFYFIKIVTFIFLTWIHRFNSELSNFCKYLNENKISNEKLCTRTYRLLAKNKKEVCLNILWKTEVIPNNVVYEKVNIYNNKKVSNIKNKLRKKCTSNNLGGYKQAGKCKSSAYNRVDNYYGKKMLDKIYYKNVLRYSRNDDLKFIKKCIQRKREVFFFLFVFHLVVGVSYALLFSVFRNIGGGAFNVNNILKFFVPLQILWIIVLVRLFYILRKTVIYENLLHLKSKFHYTE; from the exons atgaaaaagaaatttaagttattctattttattaaaattgtgacctttatctttttaacATGGATACATCGTTTTAATAGTGAATTG AGTAacttttgtaaatatttgaatGAGAACAAAATtagtaatgaaaaattatgtacaagAACTTATCGTTTACTAGCaaagaataaaaaggaagTGTGCTTAAATATCTTATGGAAAACGGAAGTTATTCCAAATAATGTAGTATACGAAAaggtgaatatatataataataaaaaagtatccaatataaaaaataaactacgaaaaaaatgtacatcaAATAATTTAGGAGGCTATAAACAAGCTGGGAAATGTAAATCTTCTGCATACAATAGGGTAGATAACtattatggaaaaaaaatgttagacaaaatatattataaaaatgtacttaGGTATAGTAGAAATGATGATTTaaagtttataaaaaaatgtatacaaaGAAAACGTgaggtatttttttttttatttgtcttCCATTTAGTAGTTGGAGTATCATATGCTCTATTATTCAGTGTTTTTAGGAATATTGGGGGGGGCGCatttaatgttaataatatattaaaattttttgtaccATTACAAATATTATGGATTATAGTTTTAGTAAGGCTTTTCTATATCTTAAGAAAAACtgttatatatgaaaacctattacatttaaaaagtaaatttcaTTATACGGAGTAA